In one window of Macrobrachium rosenbergii isolate ZJJX-2024 chromosome 11, ASM4041242v1, whole genome shotgun sequence DNA:
- the LOC136843368 gene encoding transient receptor potential channel pyrexia-like yields MKSVKEIENRAFDAGDVASEEDAIELKPTKKKGDAVRQESVPLLFTAINAGNVEGVRLHLDQTTEHINSISYGGLTPLHAACHMQQLDILNLLISRGAKVEALDSLGNSALHVAVREDWYEGVKDLLEHGASPRQMSDPPPYVSGQFKETPLHSAVRTGNLATINLMLKYNPDLSIRDRNNQTVYHLAAAVRNVPILKQLLMDGESSKVLEAMTEKSCSLYHAALPSGAKVDHEFQILKVIQLIYKCVSRDLSTVNFLGETPLFLACRLGLPDVVKFFLANGADPTQVTREGENALHAACTSGCSTTLQYLLDTNKVHHLIKETDSNGNRPFHLAIGSASLECCKILLSNGEHLAYVNDNGVTNCSIVLEKLPSAMQLFKDLFDSNVKLSKKSQYDPDFSITFDYSVLCSEKDEMQSSIACELAGTRLEPLIKHPLLESFLCIKWSRIRNIFYFNVIQYFLYLMIHTVFVLLTYGKMELRWSNHHEWYLAFKISHITLIISISIPAIIMTIANFKKMMMQWETYTRLIAMTTSAYVVFITTERRVKSTSATTAADDLPVERERALASISILFVWVELMMLLGRFPALGTYILMFTKVSKSLIKFIFSFLSLILGFSMSFHILFKKMPVFDTYSLSFAKTLMMMTGEIAYSEFVNEKGMPFDVFCLIVMSLFVFLVTVIMSNLLIGLAVNDIPHLKRLGKIKRLVKQASYLVAYEKVLTFAYKWSFFPSSLRELLSSRSSIQSVITVSPNKEDKKDMQCYSIKDETIREAISLGSNITSDDYQPNMEEDVGKQFKSFQLRYTNDRRSQKTKFEELSIMCGDLKKEVMKIQTKIDSQMTQVSSQLERHFQQNQETLERLLLNQPVMETQED; encoded by the exons GCCATCAACGCCGGTAATGTCGAGGGCGTGAGGCTTCACTTGGACCAGACAACGGAACACATCAACAGCATTTCTTACGGTGGGCTGACGCCTCTTCATGCAGCCTGCCACATGCAACAGCTCGACATTTTGAATTTGCTCATCAGTCGTGGTGCTAAG GTTGAAGCCTTAGACAGCCTAGGCAACTCAGCTTTGCATGTTGCTGTTAGGGAAGACTGGTACGAAGGAGTTAAAGACCTGCTTGAGCACGGAGCATCGCCCAGACAGATGAGCGACCCTCCACCCTACGTGAGCGGTCAGTTTAAGGAGACCCCACTTCACTCGGCAGTAAGGACTGGAAATTTGGCGACTATCAATCTCATGCTTAAGTATAATCCAGATCTGAGCATCAGAGATCGCAACAATCAGACTGTCTACCATCTGGCTGCTGCCGTGAGAAACGTTCCAATACTGAAACAACTGCTGATGGATGGCGAGAGTTCAAAAGTATTGGAAGCAATGACAGAAAAATCATGTAGCCTGTACCATGCTGCTCTGCCATCAGGTGCCAAAGTAGATCATGAATTTCAGATTCTAAAAGTGATACAGTTGATTTATAAATGCGTAAGTAGAGATCTCAGCACCGTTAATTTTCTTGGAGAAACTCCACTTTTCCTAGCCTGTCGGCTTGGTCTTCCTGATGTTGTCAAATTTTTTCTTGCCAATGGAGCTGACCCAACACAAGTAACTCGAGAGGGAGAAAATGCATTGCATGCTGCATGTACTAGCGGTTGCTCAACAACGCTCCAATATTTGCTGGATACAAATAAAGTTCACCACTTGATTAAAGAAACAGACAGCAATGGAAATAGACCTTTTCATTTAGCTATAGGAAGTGCATCTTTAGAATGTTGTAAAATACTTCTCAGCAATGGTGAACACCTCGCTTATGTTAATGACAATGGTGTTACAAACTGTTCTATTGTTTTAGAAAAACTTCCCTCTGCCATGCAACTCTTTAAAGACCTCTTTGACTCAAATGTGAAGCTATCAAAGAAATCACAGTATGATCCAGATTTCAGTATCACTTTTGATTATTCAGTGCTTTGTTCTGAGAAAGATGAAATGCAAAGTTCCATTGCTTGTGAACTTGCTGGTACTCGTCTGGAGCCTTTAATCAAACACCCTCTTTTAGAAAGTTTCTTGTGTATTAAATGGAGTCGGATTCGTAATATCTTTTACTTCAACGTGATACAATATTTCCTTTATCTAATGATACACACAGTCTTCGTCCTTTTAACTTATGGTAAGATGGAACTGCGCTGGTCAAATCACCATGAATGGTACCTGGCATTCAAAATCAGTCATATAACCCTCATCATTTCCATATCCATTCCAGCTATCATTATGACTATTGCCAATTTCAAGAAAATGATGATGCAGTGGGAAACATACACAAGACTGATAGCAATGACGACTTCAGCTTATGTGGTATTCATAACCACAGAGCGGCGTGTAAAATCTACCAGTGCAACAACAGCAGCTGACGATTTGCcagtagaaagagaaagagctctTGCAAGCATATCCATCCTCTTTGTTTGGGTCGAACTCATGATGCTTCTCGGCCGGTTCCCAGCCCTTGGTACTTACATCCTGATGTTTACCAAAGTGTCTAAGTCACTGATTaaattcatcttttcctttttgagCTTAATCCTTGGGTTTTCTATGAGCTTCCACATTCTGTTCAAGAAGATGCCTGTCTTCGATACTTATTCACTCAGCTTTGCTAAGACACTCATGATGATGACTGGAGAAATTGCTTATAGTGAATTTGTCAATGAGAAAGGAATGCCCTTCGATGTATTTTGCCTCATAGTTATGAGTCTTTTTGTATTCTTAGTGACTGTAATCATGTCAAATCTTCTCATCGGTTTGGCAGTCAATGACATCCCACATCTTAAAAGACTGGGAAAGATTAAGCGGCTGGTGAAACAAGCATCTTATCTCGTGGCTTATGAAAAGGTTCTTACCTTTGCATACAAATGGAGCTTTTTCCCAAGCAGTCTGAGAGAACTTTTGTCTTCAAGATCCTCGATTCAGTCAGTCATAACAGTCTCACCCAATAAAGAGGACAAGAAAGACATGCAATGTTACTCCATCAAAGATGAAACAATCAGGGAAGCTATCTCCTTGGGCAGCAACATCACATCTGACGACTACCAGCCCAACATGGAGGAGGATGTTGGCAAGCAGTTCAAGAGCTTCCAGCTGAGATATACAAACGACCGTCGTTCGCAGAAGACCAAGTTCGAGGAACTCTCCATCATGTGTGGTGATCTCAAGAAGGAAGTGATGAAGATACAGACGAAGATCGACAGTCAGATGACTCAGGTATCCAGTCAACTAGAGAGACACTTTCAACAAAATCAGGAGACTTTAGAGCGACTGTTACTGAATCAACCTGTGATGGAAACTCAAGAAGACTGA